A single Drosophila ananassae strain 14024-0371.13 chromosome 3L, ASM1763931v2, whole genome shotgun sequence DNA region contains:
- the LOC6495675 gene encoding LOW QUALITY PROTEIN: probable cytochrome P450 6t3 (The sequence of the model RefSeq protein was modified relative to this genomic sequence to represent the inferred CDS: substituted 1 base at 1 genomic stop codon), with product MMFLCLMLFTILAIHLWLRQKYDYFRRHGIPHLPISGWSPLGHLGKLLFLRISFGDLFHEIHSDPRCGKAKIVGFFVFQTPALMIRDPELIRLVLIKNFNSFLNRYEAADAGDFMGALTLPLAKYHNWKESRQCMSQLFTSGRLREVMYPQMVRVADDLEHYLDRKMGHRSEKVLPLGKMCQLYTTDVTGNLFYSQDVGGLRQGRSPLLKKTKELFNPNIRKVVDFMTIFFLPKWANLLGAKVFSEDYGQFMRKLVDEHQETRMGDLINQLQNFQLSRSSDHYSQHPDFIASQAGIILLAGFETSSALLGFTLYELAKAPELQERLRSELSDAFLTSSHLSYETLMTLPYLKMVCLEALRLYPAAAFINRECTSPDKEGFSLQPHVDVVVPPGMPAYISILGLHRDELYXPDPCRFNPERFSPERVMDIKPMTYIPFGAGPHGCIGSRLGLLQLKLGIAHILKLYRVEMCSRTVKEIRFNPKTFMLESRDEIYLRFCRE from the exons ATGATGTTCCTCTGCCTGATGCTATTCACAATTCTGGCCATACACCTTTGGCTGCGTCAGAAGTACGACTACTTTAGAAGACATGGGATTCCACATCTACCCATTTCCGGTTGGTCTCCTCTGGGTCACCTCGGGAAGCTGCTCTTCTTACGCATTTCCTTTGGAGATCTCTTCCACGAAATCCACTCGGATCCACGATGTGGAAAAGCCAAAATAGTTGGCTTCTTTGTATTCCAGACTCCGGCTCTGATGATTCGGGATCCGGAGCTGATTCGTCTGGTGCTGATAAAGAACTTTAATAGTTTCCTGAATCGTTACGAGGCGGCGGACGCTGGAGATTTTATGGGTGCGTTGACTCTGCCACTGGCCAAGTATCACAACTGGAAGGAGAGCCGTCAGTGCATGTCCCAGCTCTTCACGAGTGGTCGCCTGAGGGAGGTAATGTATCCCCAAATGGTTCGAGTGGCTGACGATCTGGAGCACTACCTGGATCGCAAAATGGGACATCGTTCGGAGAAAGTTCTGCCGCTCGGCAAGATGTGCCAGCTTTATACCACAGATGTCACAGGCAATCTCTTCTACAGCCAGGATGTGGGTGGACTGCGTCAGGGGCGATCTCCTCTACTCAAAAAGACCAAGGAACTGTTTAATCCTAATATACGCAAGGTCGTGGACTTTATGACCATTTTCTTCCTACCAAAGTGGGCAAATCTTCTGGGAGCCAAAGTTTTCAGCGAGGATTATGGACAGTTCATGAGGAAGCTAGTGGATGAGCATCAGGAAACGAGGATGGGGGATCTGATCAACCAGCTGCAAAACTTCCAGCTGTCGCGCTCTTCTGACCACTACTCTCAGCATCCAGATTTCATAGCCTCCCAGGCGGGGATCATTCTCTTGGCTGGATTCGAAACATCCTCGGCGCTGCTGGGATTTACTCTTTATGAACTAGCCAAGGCTCCGGAGCTCCAAGAGCGGCTAAGGAGCGAACTTAGCGATGCCTTCTTGACTAGCTCCCACCTCAGCTACGAGACACTTATGACTCTACCCTACCTAAAAATGGTGTGTCTGGAGGCACTGCGTCTCTATCCAGCCGCTGCATTTATTAACAGGGAGTGCACAAGTCCGGATAAAGAAGGCTTCTCCCTGCAGCCGCATGTGGACGTTGTGGTGCCACCTGGAATGCCGGCGTATATCTCAATCTTAGGCTTACACCGTGACGAACTG TACTGACCCGATCCCTGTCGGTTTAATCCCGAACGCTTTTCTCCAGAAAGAGTAATGGACATAAAACCCATGACCTATATCCCATTTGGAGCTGGGCCACATGGCTGCATTGGCAGTCGCCTGGGCCTCCTGCAGTTGAAACTGGGGATCGCTCACATATTGAAATTGTACAGGGTGGAGATGTGCTCCCGG
- the LOC6494938 gene encoding probable cytochrome P450 6g2 — translation MALGLLILVVILLTTACWLLQQHYSYWRRRGVPEIKPRWIVGNLMGLLNMRTSPPEFIAQLYNHPEAENEPVVGIHLFHKPGLLLRDPGLIRKIMVKDFAKFSNRYSNSDHKGDPLGSQNIFFLKNPAWKEVRLKLSPFFTSNRLKNMFPLIEEVGASLDAHLRQKPLHNERLRCFDIEAKELCALFTTDVISTVAFGVQANSFTDPNCEFRRHGRSVFEFTLLRAAEFTLVFFLPHWVPFFGFKVVPAESTRFLRKTINYVLDERERSGQIRNDLIDILIEFRRNTQQAKAKGVKDQFVFEGDILVAQAVLFFTAGFESSSSTMAFAMYELAKDADVQQRLREEIKEALVASGGQVTMKMIESLEYMQMILMEVLRMYPPLPFLDRECTSDDLYSLEPFHNFQVPHGMPVYIPCYALHMDPQHFPQPRKFQPERFSATNRKLHTPYTYMPFGLGPHGCIGERFGFLQAKVGLVSLLRNHLVTTSERTQRRMQLNPKAMITQAKGGIHLRLVRDPLGI, via the exons ATGGCACTGGGACTGCTGATCCTCGTGGTGATCCTTTTAACCACAGCCTGTTGGCTCCTGCAGCAGCACTACTCATACTGGAGGCGAAGAGGAGTTCCTGAGATCAAGCCCAGGTGGATAGTGGGCAACCTGATGGGACTCCTGAATATGCGAACCAGTCCACCGGAGTTTATAGCCCAGCTATACAACCACCCTGAGGCGGAAAACGAACCGGTTGTGGGCATACATCTGTTCCATAAGCCAGGGTTGCTCCTAAGGGATCCTGGCTTGATCAGAAAAATTATGGTTAAGGACTTCGCCAAGTTCAGCAATCGGTACTCCAACTCCGACCACAAAGGCGACCCGTTGGGCTCCCAGAACATCTTCTTTTTGAAAAATCCTGCGTGGAAAGAGGTGCGTCTGAAGCTATCGCCGTTCTTCACCAGCAACCGACTGAAGAACATGTTCCCGCTGATCGAGGAGGTGGGTGCCAGTCTGGATGCCCATCTGCGCCAGAAACCACTGCACAATGAACGGCTCCGCTGCTTCGACATTGAGGCCAAGGAGCTATGTGCTCTCTTTACTACGGATGTGATTTCCACAGTGGCCTTTGGAGTACAGGCGAATAGCTTCACGGATCCGAATTGTGAATTCCGCCGACATGGTCGATCCGTCTTTGAGTTCACTTTGTTGAGGGCAGCGGAGTTCACGTTAGTGTTCTTCCTGCCCCATTGGGTGCCGTTTTTTGGTTTCAAGGTAGTTCCGGCCGAATCAACTCGTTTCCTGCGAAAAACCATCAACTATGTCCTGGACGAACGTGAAAGATCGGGACAAATACGTAACGATCTCATCGACATCCTCATCGAGTTCCGTCGGAACACCCAGCAGGCCAAGGCCAAGGGTGTCAAGGATCAGTTCGTCTTCGAGGGCGACATCCTGGTGGCCCAAGCAGTACTCTTTTTCACCGCCGGCTTcgagtcctcctcctccaccatGGCCTTTGCCATGTATGAGCTCGCCAAGGATGCAGATGTCCAGCAAAGATTGAGGGAGGAGATCAAGGAGGCTCTGGTGGCGAGCGGCGGTCAGGTGACCATGAAGATGATCGAGTCCTTGGAGTACATGCAGATGATTTTAATGGAGGTCCTGCGCATGTATCCACCTTTGCCCTTTTTAGATCGCGAGTGCACTTCCGATGATCTCTACTCCCTGGAACCATTCCATAACTTTCAAGTTCCCCACGGGATGCCTGTCTACATACCTTGCTATGCCCTACACATGGATCCCCAG CATTTCCCGCAGCCCAGAAAATTCCAACCGGAGCGATTTTCCGCCACTAACAGGAAACTGCACACACCCTACACCTACATGCCCTTCGGCCTGGGACCCCATGGATGCATCGGGGAGCGTTTCGGGTTCCTTCAGGCCAAAGTGGGACTCGTAAGCCTTTTAAGGAATCACCTCGTTACCACTTCGGAAAGGACTCAACGACGTATGCAGCTGAATCCGAAGGCTATGATTACCCAGGCCAAGGGAGGCATTCACCTGAGACTTGTACGCGATCCTCTTGGAATCTAA